Proteins from a genomic interval of Amycolatopsis sp. cg13:
- a CDS encoding S49 family peptidase, translating into MSVTDKLTSRLPVLGDRGDRKDVVAVVKLHGVITPTPSPLARGAINLGAVESALTRAFAHDRLKAVALQINSPGGAPTQSGLVAERIRQLADEKGVPVLAFAEDVAASGGYWLACAADEIYAHRTSMVGSIGVISGGFGFTGLLERFGIERRLHTAGANKSRLDPFSPEKPEDVEWLKSMHSQLHELFVEWVKERRGDRLTDSTDLFTGDVWLGQKAVDLGLVDGLGSLREIVTKRYPGAEISVAEPKKPLLARLGIGAPAAASALLDAVTTKAAWSRFGL; encoded by the coding sequence ATGAGCGTGACCGACAAGCTGACTTCCCGCCTTCCCGTGCTCGGCGACCGGGGCGACCGCAAGGACGTGGTCGCCGTCGTGAAGCTGCACGGCGTGATCACGCCGACGCCGTCGCCGCTGGCCCGCGGCGCGATCAACCTCGGTGCCGTCGAATCCGCGCTCACCAGGGCGTTCGCGCACGACCGGCTCAAGGCCGTCGCGCTGCAGATCAACTCGCCCGGCGGCGCGCCGACGCAGTCCGGCCTGGTCGCGGAGCGGATCCGGCAGCTGGCCGACGAGAAGGGCGTGCCGGTCCTGGCGTTCGCCGAGGACGTCGCCGCGTCCGGCGGATACTGGCTCGCGTGCGCGGCCGACGAGATCTACGCGCACCGGACGTCCATGGTCGGTTCGATCGGCGTCATCAGCGGCGGGTTCGGGTTCACCGGGCTGCTCGAACGCTTCGGCATCGAGCGCAGGCTGCACACCGCGGGAGCGAACAAATCGCGGCTCGACCCGTTCAGCCCGGAGAAGCCCGAGGACGTCGAGTGGCTGAAGAGCATGCACAGCCAGCTCCACGAACTGTTCGTCGAATGGGTCAAGGAACGCCGCGGCGACCGGCTGACCGATTCCACCGATCTGTTCACCGGAGACGTCTGGCTCGGGCAGAAAGCCGTCGACCTCGGGCTCGTGGACGGGCTCGGTTCGCTGCGCGAGATCGTCACCAAGCGGTACCCCGGCGCGGAGATTTCCGTGGCCGAGCCCAAGAAACCGCTGCTCGCGCGGCTCGGGATCGGGGCTCCGGCGGCGGCGAGCGCATTGCTGGACGCGGTCACCACGAAGGCGGCCTGGTCGCGTTTCGGGCTGTGA
- a CDS encoding DUF4328 domain-containing protein, with amino-acid sequence MPPYPGHWAQPHPGQQFANPYQPQYPAHPQYPAQAYPHPAYPRPFTAAPQGAVHRPAQQQPQPIPPKRAAKLRWVASPPPSAVRRRRAVPATPYSGPPSYPVPPRWGFPNLTWRRPTNVPGTASGEVRPIDRIPVLARSLTTILWTFAVLAVIAAVAEIWRYALLVESRDSALNTSVVGFSDAFVMLAGLLTTIFSLLPAGLSVWWLLVARQAAADEAGEAPPRPVWQVLVSVLVPIVNLPLALSVVSELEHAVLRRPRDARPKPSRLVLGWWGTWLANWVLLVVTIIWRIRPGVQAMADSVLLVALTDLAAAALAIVTALVIRRFSHLLMPIAPERLRDLRVLKIEGAPEPELRTARPVGAAR; translated from the coding sequence ATGCCTCCGTACCCCGGCCACTGGGCGCAGCCGCATCCCGGCCAGCAGTTCGCCAATCCGTACCAGCCGCAGTACCCCGCGCATCCGCAGTACCCGGCGCAGGCGTACCCGCATCCGGCGTACCCGCGCCCGTTCACCGCCGCCCCGCAAGGCGCGGTCCACCGACCGGCTCAGCAACAGCCGCAGCCGATTCCGCCGAAGCGCGCGGCCAAACTGCGCTGGGTCGCCTCCCCGCCGCCGAGTGCCGTCCGCCGTCGCCGCGCCGTGCCCGCGACGCCCTACTCCGGTCCGCCGTCCTATCCGGTGCCGCCGCGATGGGGCTTCCCGAATCTCACCTGGCGCCGCCCGACGAACGTGCCCGGCACCGCGTCCGGCGAGGTCCGGCCGATCGACCGGATTCCGGTGCTCGCGCGGAGCCTCACGACGATCCTCTGGACGTTCGCCGTCCTCGCGGTGATCGCGGCGGTGGCGGAGATCTGGCGGTACGCGCTCCTCGTCGAAAGCCGCGATTCCGCGCTGAACACCAGCGTCGTCGGGTTCTCCGACGCGTTCGTGATGCTCGCCGGGCTGCTCACCACGATCTTCTCGCTGCTGCCAGCGGGACTCTCGGTTTGGTGGCTGCTGGTCGCCCGGCAAGCCGCCGCTGACGAAGCCGGTGAAGCGCCGCCGCGGCCGGTCTGGCAGGTGCTCGTGAGCGTGCTGGTGCCGATCGTGAACCTGCCGCTCGCGTTGTCCGTGGTCAGCGAGCTGGAGCACGCCGTGCTCCGCCGTCCCCGCGACGCGCGGCCGAAGCCCTCGCGGCTCGTGCTCGGCTGGTGGGGCACGTGGCTGGCGAACTGGGTGCTGCTGGTCGTCACGATCATCTGGCGCATCCGGCCGGGCGTGCAGGCGATGGCGGACAGCGTCCTGCTGGTCGCGCTCACCGACCTCGCCGCGGCCGCGCTCGCGATCGTCACCGCGCTGGTGATCCGCCGGTTCTCGCATCTGCTGATGCCGATCGCCCCGGAACGGCTGCGCGACCTCCGCGTGCTCAAGATCGAGGGCGCGCCGGAGCCGGAACTGCGGACCGCGCGGCCGGTCGGCGCCGCGCGTTAA
- a CDS encoding DUF983 domain-containing protein, with amino-acid sequence MNRLVRGEDGRDWVVRAQMEWRAPATADDFEHDVAGSYGPGIAMIVVMGFLVIALVVWTPDVVKVPAWVLLALLLVILFFPLRWILRRPWTVVAETEGDVAGDRPSERWVGTIRGMFTVSGEVKRISKTIQRHSLPDFDGPLHPVE; translated from the coding sequence ATGAACCGGCTGGTGCGCGGCGAAGACGGCCGCGACTGGGTGGTCCGTGCCCAGATGGAATGGCGGGCTCCCGCCACCGCTGACGATTTCGAGCACGACGTCGCAGGGAGTTACGGACCTGGCATCGCGATGATCGTGGTCATGGGGTTCCTGGTGATCGCGCTGGTGGTCTGGACACCGGACGTGGTCAAGGTGCCGGCGTGGGTGCTGCTCGCGTTGCTGCTGGTGATCTTGTTCTTCCCGCTGCGGTGGATCCTGCGCCGCCCGTGGACGGTGGTCGCCGAGACTGAGGGCGACGTCGCGGGCGACCGGCCGTCGGAGCGCTGGGTCGGCACGATCCGCGGCATGTTCACCGTGTCCGGCGAGGTGAAGCGGATCTCGAAGACGATCCAGCGGCATTCCCTGCCGGACTTCGACGGTCCGCTGCACCCGGTCGAATAG
- a CDS encoding TetR/AcrR family transcriptional regulator: protein MSLREQKKLETRQTISAVATRLFIRRGFDQVTIAEVAEAARVAKMTVTNHFSRKEDLVFDIRTDFVDWPADLVRADPEAPALDAVRDGFFAELDKTSALLGFADVSFVRMVRQSERLTSALRDMHADRENQLVAALLDRHLDREMLSRTAGAHLTSVLRLLFDDVWQLIWQDVTMDDLVEQIRNSAAVAFGQLEPALGDL from the coding sequence GTGAGCCTCAGGGAGCAGAAGAAACTGGAGACCCGGCAGACGATCTCGGCCGTGGCGACGCGGCTGTTCATCCGGCGCGGGTTCGACCAGGTGACGATCGCCGAGGTCGCGGAGGCGGCACGCGTCGCCAAGATGACCGTGACGAATCACTTCAGCCGGAAGGAAGACCTGGTCTTCGACATCCGGACGGATTTCGTGGACTGGCCCGCGGATCTGGTCCGGGCCGATCCGGAGGCACCGGCACTGGACGCCGTGCGGGACGGGTTCTTCGCCGAACTGGACAAGACGAGCGCGCTGCTCGGGTTCGCCGACGTGTCCTTCGTGCGGATGGTGCGGCAAAGCGAACGTCTCACGTCCGCGCTCCGGGACATGCACGCCGACCGGGAAAACCAGCTCGTCGCCGCGCTGCTCGACCGGCACCTGGACCGCGAAATGCTGTCGCGGACGGCCGGGGCGCACCTCACGTCAGTGCTGCGTCTGCTGTTCGACGACGTCTGGCAGCTGATCTGGCAAGACGTCACAATGGACGACCTGGTGGAGCAGATCCGGAACTCGGCGGCGGTCGCGTTCGGCCAGCTGGAACCGGCGCTCGGCGACCTTTAA
- the mca gene encoding mycothiol conjugate amidase Mca, with protein sequence MTLRLLAVHAHPDDESSKGAATLALYAREGVDVLVATCTGGERGDVLNPTLNREDVRRDLPAIRRREMADAARILGIRQTFLGHEDSGMTEPSPCGSFAEIPLAEATKPLLDLMREFRPQVVITYDETGGYPHPDHIRTHEVTTAAFDESDDGTSRKLYYLATLSRSWFEAMHEATLAAGQESMMGPVLEELPPTDVLTVTTRIRCEEHFATRDAALRAHATQMDPAHPFFAHSREIEREVWPWEDYHLARTNGPIEIGAGLEDDLFAGLR encoded by the coding sequence ATGACGCTGCGCCTCCTGGCCGTGCACGCCCACCCCGATGACGAATCAAGCAAAGGCGCCGCGACGCTAGCCCTCTATGCGCGCGAAGGCGTCGACGTCCTAGTAGCCACCTGTACCGGCGGCGAGCGCGGCGATGTACTCAACCCAACCTTGAACCGAGAGGACGTCCGACGGGATCTGCCCGCCATCCGCCGCCGAGAAATGGCTGATGCAGCAAGGATTCTCGGCATCCGGCAAACTTTCCTGGGCCACGAGGACTCGGGTATGACGGAACCTTCTCCCTGTGGAAGCTTTGCCGAAATCCCTTTAGCTGAAGCGACAAAACCACTGCTGGACCTGATGCGGGAATTCCGTCCACAGGTAGTGATCACCTACGACGAAACCGGCGGTTATCCACACCCCGACCACATCCGCACCCATGAGGTCACGACCGCCGCGTTCGACGAGTCCGACGACGGCACCTCGCGCAAGCTCTACTACCTGGCCACCCTCAGCCGATCCTGGTTCGAAGCCATGCACGAGGCGACCCTCGCCGCTGGTCAAGAGTCGATGATGGGCCCCGTCCTGGAAGAACTCCCGCCGACGGACGTGCTCACCGTGACCACCCGAATCCGCTGCGAAGAACACTTCGCGACCCGCGATGCCGCGTTGCGCGCGCACGCCACGCAGATGGATCCGGCGCACCCGTTTTTCGCGCACTCCCGCGAGATCGAACGAGAGGTCTGGCCCTGGGAGGACTACCACCTGGCCCGCACGAACGGCCCGATCGAGATCGGTGCGGGATTGGAGGACGACTTGTTCGCGGGTTTGCGGTGA
- a CDS encoding LytTR family DNA-binding domain-containing protein has protein sequence MRLTVSAHDDTRKLIVLAVDDELAGLDELSHGLQNNPHIHRVFQASDASDALRLFSHDDPELAARRASGLPTVDAVFADIDMPGLSGMEMSRVIAAMNPSPVLVFVTGHAEEAVNAFDLGAVDYVLKPFQQDRLDRSVARVREKLATVAGPPAGQGGAEPVKNDDEVIPVELAGTTKLIPRSSVRWVEAQGDYARLFTTEGSHLVRIPLAQLEERWEKAGFVRIHRSFLVALPLITEMRMGQGGYQVVIGNEEKVLPVSRRHTRALKDRIVGSGRGG, from the coding sequence ATGCGTCTCACTGTGAGTGCTCACGACGACACCCGGAAACTCATCGTCCTTGCCGTGGACGACGAGCTGGCCGGGCTGGACGAACTCAGCCACGGACTCCAGAACAACCCGCACATCCACCGCGTTTTCCAGGCCTCGGACGCCTCCGACGCGCTGCGGCTGTTCTCGCACGACGACCCGGAACTGGCTGCCCGGCGGGCAAGCGGCCTGCCGACGGTCGACGCCGTGTTCGCCGACATCGACATGCCCGGCCTGTCCGGGATGGAGATGTCGCGCGTGATCGCGGCGATGAACCCGTCGCCGGTGCTGGTGTTCGTCACCGGGCACGCCGAGGAAGCGGTGAACGCGTTCGACCTCGGCGCGGTCGACTACGTCCTGAAGCCGTTCCAGCAGGACCGGCTCGACCGGTCCGTCGCGCGCGTGCGCGAGAAGCTGGCCACGGTCGCGGGTCCGCCCGCCGGACAGGGCGGCGCCGAGCCGGTGAAGAACGACGACGAGGTCATCCCGGTCGAACTCGCCGGCACCACGAAGCTGATCCCGCGTTCGTCGGTCCGCTGGGTCGAGGCCCAAGGCGACTACGCGCGGCTGTTCACCACCGAGGGCAGCCACCTGGTCCGGATCCCGCTCGCCCAGTTGGAGGAACGCTGGGAGAAGGCCGGATTCGTGCGGATCCACCGGTCGTTCCTGGTCGCGCTGCCGCTGATCACCGAAATGCGGATGGGCCAGGGCGGCTACCAGGTCGTGATCGGCAACGAGGAGAAAGTCCTGCCGGTCAGCAGGCGGCACACCCGGGCCTTGAAGGACCGCATCGTCGGTTCCGGCCGGGGCGGCTAG
- a CDS encoding Fpg/Nei family DNA glycosylase: MPELPEVEALAHHLREHAVGSTVFRLDVASLSVLKTAMPPYTELHGREITDATRHGKHLDVVLGDLHLVVHLARAGWLRWSDGLAPAPLKPGKGPISLRVHLESASGPGFDLTEAGTKKGLAVWIVADPAEVASVARLGPDALAVDASQLRELFQGKGTRLKWALTDQSLIAGIGNAYSDEIMHRAKLSPYATVGKLDEGALEVLAEAIREVETDAVSRSVGQKAARLKGEKRSGLRVHARTGLPCPVCGDTIREISFADKSFQYCATCQTGGKPLADRRMSRLLK, encoded by the coding sequence ATGCCCGAGTTGCCCGAGGTCGAAGCACTGGCCCATCACCTGCGCGAACACGCCGTGGGGAGCACCGTTTTCCGGCTCGACGTCGCGTCGCTCAGCGTGCTGAAGACCGCGATGCCGCCGTATACCGAGCTGCACGGCCGCGAGATCACCGACGCGACGCGGCACGGGAAGCATCTGGACGTCGTCCTTGGCGATCTGCACCTGGTGGTGCACCTGGCGCGCGCTGGCTGGCTGCGCTGGTCGGACGGGCTGGCTCCGGCTCCGTTGAAGCCGGGCAAGGGGCCGATCTCGCTGCGGGTGCATCTGGAGTCGGCTTCCGGGCCTGGCTTTGATCTGACCGAGGCCGGGACGAAGAAGGGGCTGGCGGTGTGGATCGTCGCGGATCCTGCCGAGGTGGCGAGCGTGGCCCGGCTGGGGCCGGACGCGCTGGCTGTTGATGCTTCGCAGTTGCGGGAGTTGTTCCAGGGGAAGGGGACTCGGCTGAAGTGGGCGTTGACTGACCAGTCGTTGATCGCGGGGATCGGGAACGCTTATTCGGACGAGATCATGCACCGGGCGAAGTTGTCGCCTTATGCGACTGTGGGGAAGTTGGACGAGGGCGCTCTAGAGGTTTTGGCCGAGGCGATTCGCGAGGTGGAGACTGATGCGGTCTCGCGGTCTGTGGGGCAGAAGGCTGCGCGGTTGAAGGGGGAGAAGCGGTCTGGGCTGCGGGTGCATGCTCGGACTGGGCTGCCTTGTCCGGTTTGCGGGGACACTATTCGGGAGATTTCGTTTGCGGATAAGTCGTTTCAGTATTGTGCGACTTGTCAGACTGGCGGGAAGCCGTTGGCTGATCGGCGGATGTCTCGGTTGTTGAAGTAG
- a CDS encoding rhodanese-like domain-containing protein, whose product MEPVVSPAEIPTAEVRDLPADVALLDVREDDEWAAGHAPAAVHIPLGELPARVGELAEFPEDNPVYVICRSGGRSARAAAWLNASGWDAVNVAGGMGAWAREGRRMVSENPDTEPEVL is encoded by the coding sequence ATGGAACCTGTGGTGAGCCCTGCTGAAATTCCGACCGCTGAAGTCCGCGACCTTCCCGCGGACGTCGCACTGCTCGACGTCCGCGAGGACGACGAGTGGGCTGCCGGGCACGCCCCCGCTGCGGTGCACATCCCGCTCGGCGAACTGCCCGCGCGCGTCGGCGAACTCGCCGAATTCCCCGAGGACAACCCGGTCTACGTCATCTGCCGCTCCGGCGGCCGCTCGGCGCGCGCCGCGGCCTGGCTGAACGCCAGCGGCTGGGACGCGGTCAACGTCGCGGGCGGCATGGGAGCCTGGGCCCGCGAAGGCCGTCGCATGGTGAGCGAAAACCCCGACACTGAACCCGAGGTTCTCTGA
- a CDS encoding MDR family MFS transporter yields MTTQLPVSDAGLRRLGGVLILGAVLSILDATIVSVGIGVMARDLDSSLPTVQWVASAYLLAASLTIPLSGWLADRFGGRQVWIVAVGLFTLGTVLCGFAWSAPALIAFRVLHGLGGGLMQPVGQAIFAQAAGPRLGRMIGVVTLPATVAPVLGPMLGGALVQDLGWRWLFFGIVPFGVATLLLAVRVLPREKPTGTRDPLDVRGLLLLPPGLGALGYGLGEGSTAFAIAGAVLLIAYAWHARRVAVPLLDLKLFAHKAFTVASASTFLLGASLYSSMLLLPLYYQQIQHTSALTAGLLLAPQALGSAVVLIAGGKLLDRFGSRTVMLTGIALSLVGTIAFTQLGDSPSPTLLTVSLLIRGFGLGATATPGMTMLYTSLERSQIPRAASAINVVNRIGGSLGTALLVAVLHAQPPGAAAFGTTFTWALGLSLLSFIPVLFFPKGSRA; encoded by the coding sequence ATGACCACGCAGCTTCCGGTCTCCGATGCCGGGCTTCGCAGGCTCGGCGGGGTGCTGATCCTGGGCGCGGTGCTGTCGATCCTGGACGCGACGATCGTGTCGGTCGGCATCGGCGTGATGGCGCGCGACCTGGACAGTTCGCTGCCGACCGTGCAGTGGGTGGCGAGCGCGTACCTGCTGGCCGCCTCGCTCACCATCCCGCTGTCCGGCTGGCTCGCCGACCGATTCGGCGGCCGTCAGGTGTGGATCGTGGCCGTCGGCTTGTTCACGCTGGGCACAGTGCTGTGCGGTTTCGCCTGGTCAGCGCCGGCGTTGATCGCGTTCCGCGTACTGCACGGCCTAGGCGGCGGTCTCATGCAACCAGTCGGTCAGGCGATTTTCGCGCAGGCGGCCGGCCCTCGGCTGGGCCGGATGATCGGCGTCGTCACGCTGCCCGCCACCGTCGCGCCCGTGCTGGGCCCGATGCTGGGCGGCGCACTCGTCCAGGATCTGGGCTGGCGCTGGCTGTTCTTCGGAATCGTCCCGTTCGGCGTCGCCACCTTGCTGCTCGCCGTCCGCGTGCTGCCGCGCGAGAAACCAACGGGCACCCGCGACCCGCTAGACGTCCGCGGCCTGCTGTTGCTCCCGCCAGGACTCGGCGCACTCGGCTACGGCCTAGGCGAAGGCTCCACCGCGTTCGCCATCGCCGGTGCCGTGCTGCTCATCGCCTACGCCTGGCACGCCCGTCGTGTTGCGGTGCCGCTGCTGGACCTGAAGTTGTTCGCGCACAAGGCTTTCACTGTCGCGAGCGCGAGCACCTTCTTGCTGGGCGCGTCGCTGTACAGCTCGATGTTGCTGCTTCCGCTTTACTACCAACAAATCCAGCACACGTCCGCCCTAACCGCCGGACTCCTCCTAGCGCCCCAGGCCTTAGGCTCCGCCGTCGTCCTCATCGCAGGCGGGAAGCTGTTGGACCGCTTCGGCTCCCGAACCGTCATGCTCACCGGCATCGCACTGTCCCTCGTAGGCACCATCGCCTTCACCCAACTCGGAGATTCCCCAAGCCCGACCCTGTTGACAGTTTCGTTGCTGATCCGTGGGTTCGGCCTAGGCGCGACGGCCACCCCCGGCATGACGATGTTGTACACCTCGCTGGAACGCAGCCAAATCCCTCGTGCGGCGAGCGCGATCAACGTCGTCAACCGCATCGGCGGCTCGCTGGGCACGGCGTTGCTGGTAGCCGTCCTGCACGCGCAACCGCCTGGTGCCGCTGCCTTCGGTACCACTTTCACCTGGGCGCTAGGCCTCTCGCTGCTGAGCTTTATCCCCGTCCTCTTCTTCCCGAAAGGATCCCGCGCATGA
- a CDS encoding cation acetate symporter translates to MQLTPWTLTGLVLVAFATFYLGFRSSRGATSTHDFLVARRTVRSSRNAAAISGEYLSAASFLGVAGMVLKQGADATWYPIGFTAGYLALMLFVAAPLRRSGAYTLPDFVEARLGSIGLRRFATAGAVFIGILYMVPQLQGAGLTLAQIVPVPAWVGALVVIVLVAGNVMAGGMRAITVVQAFQYWLKLFAIAVPTFVLCMVFFSGGGPGGFRALGAPAPPVFPSETKVTVQTDVTVKVTTETFFYAHGHIDGGPAGGMARWSPLVPHKVSSGTTLEFAAGTPVPIVSDAPTSNDAWLHPASNGITDLLQTYSLIFALFLGTMGLPHVLVRFYTNPDGKAARRTTVHVLLLLGLFYLFPTMLGALSRMYVPQLLLTGNTDAAVLLLPTAVLPGWPGQILAAVVAAGAFAAFLSSCSGLLVSVAGVVSTDLLPGRVKDFRVATLLVAICPMVLTLIFRTEDISLSIGMTFALAASTFSPLLLLGIWWRKLSWPGALAGMVVGGGLVLGALAYNIVCEYTGDKMPWYTVQPALISVPAAFLATYVVSRLTRSGRPELVNDIMLRLHAPDPLGLMRDRAVARFGQADEKLRASRGRHRKG, encoded by the coding sequence GTGCAGCTGACCCCGTGGACGTTGACCGGCTTGGTGCTGGTCGCCTTCGCGACGTTCTACCTCGGCTTCCGTTCGTCGCGCGGTGCCACCAGCACGCACGATTTCCTCGTCGCCCGCCGCACCGTGCGCTCCAGCCGCAACGCCGCGGCGATTTCCGGCGAATACCTGTCGGCGGCGTCGTTCCTCGGCGTCGCGGGCATGGTGCTCAAGCAAGGTGCCGACGCGACCTGGTACCCGATCGGCTTCACCGCCGGGTATCTCGCGCTGATGCTCTTCGTCGCCGCACCGCTGCGCCGGTCCGGCGCGTACACGCTGCCGGACTTCGTGGAGGCCCGGCTCGGCTCGATCGGGCTGCGCCGGTTCGCGACCGCGGGTGCGGTGTTCATCGGGATTCTTTACATGGTCCCGCAGCTGCAGGGCGCGGGGCTGACGCTCGCGCAGATCGTTCCGGTACCGGCGTGGGTCGGCGCGTTGGTGGTCATCGTCTTGGTCGCGGGCAACGTGATGGCCGGCGGGATGCGCGCGATCACCGTGGTGCAAGCGTTCCAGTACTGGCTCAAGCTGTTCGCGATCGCCGTGCCGACTTTCGTGCTGTGCATGGTTTTCTTCTCCGGCGGCGGCCCGGGTGGCTTTCGTGCGCTCGGTGCGCCCGCGCCGCCGGTGTTTCCGTCGGAAACCAAGGTGACGGTGCAAACCGACGTCACCGTGAAGGTCACCACCGAGACGTTCTTCTACGCACACGGCCACATCGACGGCGGTCCCGCGGGCGGCATGGCGCGCTGGTCGCCGCTCGTGCCGCACAAGGTGTCCTCGGGCACGACGCTGGAATTCGCCGCGGGCACGCCGGTGCCGATCGTGAGCGACGCGCCCACGTCGAACGACGCGTGGCTGCATCCGGCGTCGAACGGCATTACCGACCTGCTGCAGACGTACTCGCTGATTTTCGCGCTGTTCCTCGGCACCATGGGCTTGCCGCACGTGCTGGTCCGCTTCTACACCAACCCCGACGGCAAGGCCGCGCGCCGAACGACCGTGCACGTGTTGTTGCTGCTCGGGCTGTTCTACCTGTTCCCGACGATGCTGGGCGCGCTCTCGCGGATGTACGTGCCGCAACTGCTGCTCACCGGCAACACCGACGCCGCCGTGCTGCTGCTGCCGACCGCGGTGTTGCCGGGTTGGCCAGGGCAGATCCTCGCCGCGGTGGTGGCGGCGGGCGCGTTCGCGGCGTTCCTGTCGAGCTGCTCGGGACTGCTGGTGAGCGTGGCCGGGGTGGTGTCGACGGACCTGCTGCCGGGCCGGGTCAAGGATTTCCGGGTCGCGACCCTGCTGGTCGCGATATGCCCGATGGTGCTCACGCTGATCTTCCGCACCGAGGACATCTCGCTGTCGATCGGGATGACGTTCGCGCTCGCCGCGTCGACGTTCAGCCCGCTGCTGCTGCTCGGCATCTGGTGGCGCAAGCTCAGCTGGCCGGGCGCGCTGGCCGGGATGGTCGTCGGCGGCGGGCTGGTGCTCGGCGCGCTGGCGTACAACATCGTGTGCGAGTACACCGGAGACAAGATGCCGTGGTACACCGTGCAGCCCGCGCTGATCTCGGTGCCCGCGGCGTTCCTGGCGACCTACGTGGTGAGCAGGCTGACCCGGTCCGGCCGCCCGGAACTGGTGAACGACATCATGCTGCGCCTGCACGCCCCCGACCCGCTCGGCCTGATGCGCGACCGCGCGGTCGCCCGCTTCGGCCAGGCCGACGAGAAGCTGCGCGCCAGCCGGGGACGACACCGCAAGGGATAG
- a CDS encoding sensor histidine kinase: protein MDVVSDFPYALVVPWALVGILVIVVLVLAFRARRPKGVIQDAVLQAVHRMSKATPNLRAGLDEEAANRMTAELLEVLDCLAVGITDSEGTLLSWAGEATDHYLDVVEDIGTALRKHRRAVADHNKMPCNHRGTCKMKTAAIVPILVEGEAEATLIVVGRTRGKLVQMAEAVGQFVCTQFELARLEESRNQLQQAEIKALRAQISPHFVYNALNTISALIRTDPEEARELLQDFADFTRYSFRTSGMYTTLAEELRNIDRYLTIENARFGGRLEVRMKIAPEVLSVVVPFLIIQPLVENAVKHGLASKPSGGCVTVIARDDGHEALITVEDDGIGMDPRQLTDLRNAHRTGAHVGLGNINQRMRQVFGEDYALTVETAPGAGMKVALRVPKFKLGVRPNMPDYSADVPQQPPAPVEPEPEPDGVHGSRSGMLPAH from the coding sequence ATGGACGTCGTGTCCGACTTCCCCTATGCGCTGGTCGTCCCGTGGGCCCTGGTCGGCATCCTGGTGATCGTGGTGCTGGTCCTCGCCTTCCGGGCGCGCCGGCCCAAGGGCGTCATCCAGGACGCCGTCTTGCAGGCTGTCCACCGGATGTCCAAGGCCACGCCCAACCTCCGGGCGGGGCTCGACGAGGAGGCCGCCAACCGGATGACGGCGGAGCTGCTCGAGGTGCTCGATTGTCTCGCCGTGGGTATCACGGACAGTGAAGGCACGCTGCTGTCCTGGGCGGGCGAGGCCACCGATCACTATCTGGACGTCGTCGAGGACATCGGCACCGCGTTGCGCAAGCATCGGCGCGCCGTCGCTGATCACAACAAGATGCCCTGCAATCACCGGGGCACTTGCAAGATGAAGACCGCCGCCATCGTTCCCATTCTCGTTGAGGGCGAGGCTGAGGCGACGCTGATCGTGGTCGGGCGTACGCGCGGCAAGCTGGTGCAGATGGCTGAAGCCGTGGGGCAATTCGTCTGCACGCAGTTCGAGCTCGCGCGGCTGGAGGAGTCGCGCAATCAGTTGCAGCAGGCAGAAATCAAAGCCCTGCGCGCGCAAATCTCGCCGCACTTCGTCTACAACGCGCTCAACACGATCTCCGCGCTCATCCGCACCGACCCGGAGGAAGCGCGCGAACTGCTTCAGGACTTCGCGGACTTCACGCGCTATTCGTTCCGCACCTCCGGCATGTACACCACGCTCGCCGAGGAACTGCGCAACATCGACCGGTACTTGACCATCGAAAACGCTCGTTTCGGCGGTCGGCTCGAGGTGCGGATGAAGATCGCGCCCGAGGTGCTGAGCGTCGTGGTGCCGTTCCTGATCATCCAGCCGCTGGTGGAAAACGCCGTCAAACACGGTCTGGCGAGCAAGCCGAGCGGTGGCTGCGTCACGGTGATCGCGCGGGACGATGGGCACGAAGCGTTGATCACGGTCGAGGACGACGGCATCGGCATGGATCCGCGGCAGCTCACCGACCTGCGCAACGCGCACCGCACTGGCGCGCACGTCGGGCTCGGCAACATCAACCAGCGGATGCGGCAGGTATTCGGCGAGGATTACGCGCTCACCGTCGAAACCGCGCCGGGTGCGGGGATGAAGGTCGCGTTGCGGGTGCCGAAGTTCAAGCTCGGCGTGCGGCCGAACATGCCGGACTACTCCGCCGACGTCCCGCAGCAGCCGCCCGCGCCGGTCGAGCCCGAACCGGAACCCGACGGAGTGCACGGCTCGCGTTCGGGAATGCTGCCCGCGCACTGA